Within the Candidatus Thermoplasmatota archaeon genome, the region CACGCAGGGCATGGGCGCAAGGCGCGTGCCGTCGCAGAAGGCCATGAGCGTGAACTCCTCGCCCTCGAGCTTCTCCTCGATCACGACGGAGGCGCCGCCGATCCGCTCGGCGAGAACCTTCTCGGCGTAGGCGACGGCGTCGTCGGGCGTGGGCAGCTGGTCGCCGCTCACCTTCACGCCCTTGCCGCCCGTGAGCCCAACGGGCTTGACTGCAACCTCGCCCAGCGAGCGCACGTACTCGCGCAGGCCCTCGTTTGTCGAGAAGGACCGGGCCTCGACGGCTCCCGGCAGCGCGTGCCGCCGCATGAGGTCGCGCAGGAACGCCTTGTCCGTCTCGACCTCGGCGGCCGCCTTGCTCGGGCTTGCCACGGGAACGCGGGCTTTGGCAAGCGCGTCCGTCACGCCGGCGGCAAGTGGCGCCTCCGGCCCCACGACGGCCACCTGCGGCTGCCATTTGCGCGCGGCCGCTACCACGGTCTTCGCATCCGTCTCGTCCGCGATCTCGTAGGTGAGCGCGACACGCGTGATGCCGGGGTTTCGATTCTTGAGAACGGCCACGACCTCCGAGCCTCCGCGGACAATGGCTGCCGCCATGGCGTGCTCGCGCGCGCCACCGCCAAGAAGCAGGACCCGCACGCTATTCCCCCAGAAGCTCGCGGACGGTCGCAAGCGGGCGAAGCTCCACGCCGACGGCGGCAAGCGCCGGGATCGCGCCCTGGTCGCGGTCGACCACGACGGCGCCGCGATCGACGGTGAGGCCGGCTTCGCGCAGCACCTTCACCGTCTCGACGAGGCTTGCTCCGGTCGTGGCGACGTCCTCGACGAGGAGGACGTGCTGGCCCCGCTGGTGGACGCCCTCGATCCGGTTGCCCGTCCCGTGGCCCTTGGGACGCTTGCGCACGATGAGGAACGGGATGCGCGCTTCGAGGGAGACGGCCGTCGCGATGGGAACGGC harbors:
- the pyrE gene encoding orotate phosphoribosyltransferase encodes the protein MTLAAMLRAAGAIERGQFVLASGQRSSYYVDIKKASCRPEILREIARRVAAMADGHDLVAGMELGAVPIATAVSLEARIPFLIVRKRPKGHGTGNRIEGVHQRGQHVLLVEDVATTGASLVETVKVLREAGLTVDRGAVVVDRDQGAIPALAAVGVELRPLATVRELLGE